aaaatcaaTACCAAAAATGCTTGTATTcatctttttaacaaacattACTGAAAGTCCATCGAGAGCCAATAATTGACATTATCACTGTCATCAAAGTCCTTTCAGTCTGGTAGACAAACATGACATGTTATATAAAACTGTACAACAAAGTTTCAACAACATTAAGGTAATTTAAAAAGTCACTATCAATAAAGATgataagaaaggaagaaggaactCGGTGTGCAATACTTCCCAGGAATAAGTGGGCTAAACTGGACTCTACAGCCTTTTAACAGCTTTCATCCGAACCTTAATCTACTTTGAATGGACTGAACTTGCAAGGAAATACTCTCTGGGCACCAGCAATGTTTCTAAAAGCAAACTTGAGAGTTGTAGAATTTGAccactgaaatggaaaaaatgagcAAACAGAGGCAATCAGTTTGCACTGGTGATAAGtgagaaaaccagagcaagtgcCCTAAATTAGAGGTCTCCCAGATATTGGAGCTCCCTCCAGCTGCCTCTAACAGAGTCTGGGATACGGTTACCTCTGCCGAGCCTGTGCCCTCAATCAGCCACCAACAACAGTGCTTTCTTAAGTAACCAAAGCAATATAAACCAAGGACAACTCCAGAGAGAAACAGGTTCTATTCCTGTGTAGAATTTCTGACTTGATCTTGCTCTGCTTTCTTACAAAGGTAAGGAAGTCTAATAAACAAAGAAACCTCAAGTATCCTCATTTTCAATCCTCTGAAaatctgggagctcagctgagcCACCTGTTCTCCTTTAGCTTCTTCTTTCTGCTCTCCTGGCCACACCATCTCCTCCCATGCTACTTCTTCCCTCCAGGGACAAAGAGGACTCACGAAAAGAAAGCTTTCCATGTTCTATGTCACTTTCCAGAAGCTGGAGAAATAAATGCAGAGTAAATGTGGAATtgggtacctgggtggtgcaaacggttaacgcgttcagctgctaaccaaaagattggaggtttgagtccatagagaagaaaggcctggtgttctacttccaaaaaaatcaaccatggaaaacccaatggagcacagtgctgCGTTTACCTACATGGTTCCCATGAGTTAGAGTTAGTCAACTTAACAGTAACTGGTTGGTATTGCTAAACATAGAAGTGTCTTCCTTGTGCCATTTATCATCCCTTTAGTGTCCAGTAAAGATTTTGGAAATGAGGCACAGCATGGTGACATCCTGTAATCAGAACCCCACCAAAGAGGCAAGTTCTAACACACACATGATTTCCAGGAGGCCTTCTACAGTGTGCTCTTTTCTTAGTAACCGGCTACTTTCCCTAGGCCAGTATTGGGTATCAGCTAGATAACACAAAGCCTCGTGTCTTATTTGACCCACTGCTGAGGCTTCCTACTTCTGAGTGGAAAAGCTTCCAAATCTTGTTAATAGATATAGCCACCTTCATTCAGCTGCCCAATCAATAAATGAACAAGCACAAAGTAGTTAATATCTATATAACCTtatcatgttttattttatttaagagCATCTGCTATGTCTAACTTCTCTGCTCATTcaatcaacacatatttatttaaaaaaaaaaaaaagctaccattgagtcgattttgacacacagtgactctataggacagagtagaactgccccatagggtttccaagaagtgactggtggatttgaactgccaaccttaagtGCCTACAATATCTCAGGGACTAGTTCAATTCCACTCATATATTCAGCATGCCATTAACCTGATTTTTAACTTAAAAGCCCTTTTTATTCTCTCTCCCAGCTTCAGCTGTCGTAGTCTGTCAAAATGATTATTCTTCTCTCATGCATTTATGGTGAAAGGAGTCATTACTAGTCATCACGAGGCTGTCTGTATGGTACCAGTGGGCAGTGACTTGCAGCCTTTGTTCAGCCCTAAGATGCTACATCTTACATGATGGATGTGAATACCACTAAATCCATCTTCAATATTCCCAAACAACAGCATTTGTAATCTCTATTACATCTACCTGCACAGTAGCATGACAGGAGGACACAGCATGCTATAAGCCAGAAGTGCCCCTAACAATAAATTATGGTGATAACATAAAACagacttccttttctctctttgccATGTTATACTCTATGTTCTTGGCAAGACAAGCCTGATCAGGGATGGTCAAAATaattaaaccaaatcaaaccaaacccactgctgttgagtcgattccaactcatagtgactctacagaacagagtagaactaccccaaagggtttactaggctataatctttactcgaagcacttactgatgaagatcaaagaccacagccttcagtatggtttatacctcaacctcatgataaatggagaaaagattgagattgtcaaggatttcattttacttggatccacaaccaacactcaggagcagcagtcaagaaatcaaaagaagcattgcattgggcaaatctgctgcaaaagacctctttacagtgttaaaaagcaaaggtgttaccttgaagactacagtgatcctgacccaagccatggtgttttcaattgcctcatatgcatgcaaaagctggacaatgaataagaaagaccgaagaagaattgatgcctttgaattgtggtgctggtgaagaatagcgaatatgccatggactgccaaaagagcaaacaaatccgtcttggaagaagtacaaccagcatgcttcatagaagcaaggatggtgagactgtcttgcatactttggacattctggaggaatcagtccctggagaaggacatcatgcttgctaaagtagagggtcaatggaaagaaggaagaccctcaacaagatggactgacaaagtggctgcaacaatgggctcaagcatagcaacatttgtgaagatgacacaggactgggcagtgtttcgttctgttgtgcacagggtcactgtgagtcagaatgaactcgaaggctcaacagcatctaacaacaacaagagtttttacagaagcaggtcgccacatctttctcccacagagcagctggtatgttccaaccaccaaactttcggttagcagccaaatgcttaaccactgtgccaccagggctccctttgcaGAGTGATTAGTCCTATAATATGATTTCACAGGACTATGAGGGTCTCCTGAGGACTTCTGgctaaatgttaacattttaatttAAGGAAATGATTTCCAGGATCTGAGGAAGAAATCaagcatttattttttgtttgtttttatttacttgttcTCAAATGATCTATTgtgaattctgttctgtattcagAACTAAGACACCACTGATTCAAGTCTTTGTCCTGCATATAAAAATCAATCCAAGTTCCTCTGGTTTGTAACCCATTCTGAGTCAGAGGATATAACTTCAATTACTACAAGACCCAGATAGATCATGAGCATTAAGTGAGGTGGTCCAGTCCACCTGTGATTTGTTTCATGACTGGTGTTTTGTATTCCAATCATCAACACAGATGCATTATATTTTCCTATTGAACATGGGTGAACCTCCATCAAGTGTGTAAGGAAGTTTGTTTTCTCCAACTTCCTTAAAACCCAAAGGCTCTGGATTCATCTCTTATCCTCCACTTGTGATAAAGACATGAATTAGCACAGCAAAATAATTGTGCAGGCTTGGTGACTAATGGCAACTGAAATTTGGCCTCGGAGCTGGGAGGAAATGAGAGGCACTGAGAATTGAGAGGAATTATAGGAGACATGCCCCACATGAACAGAAAAGCTCACATTGGGTCCTAGCTAATTCCTCCCATGGGAATAAGAAAGCCCAGCATCACCAGAATATCAGAATTTTAAAAGGAAGTCATAATTCCGTATTTTATgtgaattcttttgatttttaaatacaGGCAACtagtttaacaaaaaaaaaaaaaaccatgggaCCTACACTTGTAAGATAAACCAACTTACATGTGTTGGATTGGATAGAAGACCCGAGAATTGGTGATCTATTATTTAAACTGGTATCATTCACTACCATATTAACATGACTGGAGAATTAGAAATTTACAGGGAAGAGAAGGACACGATCCGATGCCTGTGTGGGCAGCCAGAAGGTGGGGGGTCACTGAAGACCAATTTCACTGACTTCATTATTTTGCTTAACACTGTTCCTCTCTCCAGCCAGCAAAAATCACTCTTAGTTGTGATAGAATGGTTGTTTTCAAATCGTTCTTTGGAAACTAGAGATTTCAGAAAGGAATGACCTTGACAGTCCTAACACATGAGCTAGGACTTTACTGCCCCAGCCGGAAGCCCGtagaaaacaaattcaaaattgagACCATCAGCTACACTTGGTAGAAGTAGCTATTTGATGTGGATGCAATTAGTTCATCACGCCTTTGACTCGCAAAAATCttctctagtatttttttttctagtttcaaCATACTTTTACATTGAGGAAAAGTCGGTATATTCAACATGTGAGGACAgtgctactctgaaacacatggggtcaccttgagtcggaatggactagacagcaactggttttttttttaggtagtacATATTTATTGTACTGTTATTAACTAGAGTTGCAATTCAGGGCCCTAGGCAATGACATTATGCTTCCTGAGTCTCTACACCATTTATTTGACCTTTGgtgcatatagggtcgctatgagtcggaatcgactcgacggcactgggtttggttttgggtttggtttgcatATTGTATCAGTGCATTTGTCTATAATTGTCAGGAAACGTATCATTATATTCAAAGAATATGATAAATCCATCAGGCGTTTtcttacttttttgtttgtttgttttggtttaaagaGGGGCAAAGACAAGCAACAAATACAGTGATTTAATCAGTAAAAGTtagactggagaaagacatttaCGTGAAAGAACTCCTGAAGGAAGACCTTGGCATTGCGCATAGGTCCCTACTGCTTTGGAAAGAATGCTTGTCCCAAGCACGTGGTCAGACGTTTTGGACAGGTGGCTTAGGCAGATGcagaggcaggggcaggggcaggggcaggggcaggggcaggggcaggggcagaggcagaggcagaggcagatcTAACTGAATAAAGCTTACGTGTCCCGGTCCCTCTTGCCTGACCTCTTCCAAAGCTCCACTGGCACTCCACCAAGGAGGCTGGGAGAAACGGCTTCTCTCGTTGCACCACTGGAGCATGGCAGTCACTTCTTTGCTCCCATGGGGCTGTAGGTGGATCCAGAGGGCTGTCTACCCTGCCTCTACAGGCGTCTTTCTCTCAGCAACAACCTGACGAGTCTTGACCTCAAGAGGAACGATTGGAAAAATACACTGCTGTGCTGCCTGCTAAGGGGCACTACAAGCCCGGGACCACAACAATTTGCAGCTGATACATGTACACACGCTCACCTTCAGGGCCAGCCGACCAGGGTGGAGAGGCGAACCAGGGACACCTGGCTGAGCTGAGCACTATCCCAGGCTTGAAGTGCTGACTGAGGAGAAGCTGCAGCAGATGTTACAGCTGTGGCATCAAAAGTAGCAAATGAGGATGCAGAAAGAAACGTTTATGTCAACAAAAAGAATTTAAGTCATTTTTGACATACTCtaaaggaaaaaaccaaacccattgccatcaagtcaatttcaacccataatgaccctgtaggacggactAGAACTAGCtaataggctttccaaggctatgatttttagcaaagcagactgccatatctttctcccacagagcagctggtggacttaaacagctgactttttggtttgcagctgagcacttaaaaattgcaccaccagagctccttttgaaAAACAGAATTGCATTTCCATCATTCCTACTGAAAATTATGCTGACAAGTCATCATCACATGCAGAGACAATCAAAGATCCTGCAGCCAAAAAATGTAGTGAAAATGTTATAGAGGCCACTGTTGCTATTGATGACAATCATAGTGATGCTATCAGATGACTCTATTGGTTTTTGTAATACTGTTTTTTGCCAACTTTGGAAATTTGTATTTGTTAAGGTGAAGTATATTCTAAATTTAATATTCATGCTTATATCTATTATTAAATTCataatataagttttttttttttcaaaagtagactgctcaAAATTATAAACTTCAAGACCCACAAAGCCTATGTCCTCCTCTGGCAAGAAAGCTGGGACAGAACCCtgtcccacatggaaggagaaAATCACAGAAGCTGCCGTGACTCTGAAGATGCTCAGAAGGCATTCAGAATTTTAAGGTGGGTGTTTGGAGATGGTGTGGAAGAGCAGACTCCAGGATGTTTTATAAACATAAATGTATCATAGAAAAGCCATGAATTaggttaattttgaaaaaaaaaaaaaaaaactgatttgaTGAAATTAAGATTGGAGTTCCCATTGGTAGTCCAGCGGAGTAGAAGAAAATCCTGACAGTCCTGTCCCTCACTCTGTCCACTGTCATTTATTTCCTCACTACCTCTCCACAGCATCTGTCACTTTGCTTTCCTTCATGTGTCTGTATTGGCCTCTTCTTGTTTCTGGTTTGATTTCATTTTCCTAAACACTATGAATTCTAAGTACTTGTTCAGATTTATGCCTGTTGCTAGGCATATCTCTCAATCCCATTGACTTACTTTTATATAACCCTCTAGACTGGATGCAGTAAGCGCTTATAACAGTAATAGGTAGGAAATGATTTTGGAGAATGAGAATCAATGGTGTTATATCAGCACAGTCTTTAGAAGATTGCTCATTAAGACCCAAGTTCTGTCACTTGACCATCgacacaaaaagaaagatgaTTGTACTTCAATCCCCACCCTTAGAGGAAAGCATCCCTAGGCAAAACAGGAGCAGATTTATAATCTTGACAGAGTATGAGGGACTTTCCTGGCCGTGATGAAAAAGGCATCAGTGACATACAGCCATAGCATTTCTAACATAAAAGTCATCCGTTGACTTAGAGCTATGGCAATAAAGTGCGTTCCCCCATAAATATAAGATGAGGGGAATTAGTTAACTCCATTTACAATGAAATTTATTGAGTTATGAATATGCAAATGGAGGAGTCCACATACAGGAACTGAGGAGTCTGTGTCACATTCATTGCTGAGGGTATAAAAATGCCTCAGATGAGAAAGAAATCGGAAATTGGGATCTTCTCACTGTAACAGCTGAACTCACATCTCCTGATACCATGTCTTACAACCACTGCTTTGGAAACTTCTCCCACTCTCTGGGTGGCTGTGTGTGCTACCTAGTCTCCTCCTGTGGCTCTTCCTCCCCGAGCCGCGTGGTCTACAGCACTGGTCTCTGCTCTCCCAGCACCTGCCAGCTGGGCTTCTCTCTCTACAGAGATTGTGAGCCCAGCAGCTGCCAGCCCTCCTGTGCGGTGCCCAGCCCCTGCCAGCTGTTCTGCTACCGGCCAAGGACCTCCATGATCTGCAGTCCCTGCCAGTCCACTTACACCGGGTCTCTGGGCTTTCGGTCTAAAAGCAGCTGCTCCCTGGGCTATCGATCCAGTAGGCGCTCCTCACTGAGTTGTGGATCCAGTGGCTTCTGACTCCCGAGTTTTGGTGTCTGTGGGTTCCCTTCCCTAAGCTATCGATCCAGAAGTTGCTATTCACAGGGTTGTGGATCCAATGGCTTCAGACCTCTGAGTTATGGGGTCCATGGCTTCCCTTTCCTGGGCTAGGGACCTGGATTCTGCCTCCCAACCTAGCTGGCTTCTGGGACCCCCCAGTCTTCTTGTTATTGACCAGCCTGTGGATCTGGCTTCGACTAATCATCTTATTTTCACTCTTGTTGACAGATGCCATGAATGCTTCCACTTATAACGTTTGTTGTTTTCATCATCTCTGGAAAGGACTAACCTCTTATTCTCTCATTATCAATTTCGCACCAGGTCTCTGGTCCCAAACATTGGCTGACAGACTTATATCTGAAAGACTCTATAATTAGTTTACCAACTCAAAATAAATTCTAAAGCCTGCATTGGGGATGGAATTCATATCGTTGGATTTTCTTCCAAAGTTGTATAAAGTATCAAATCATTTTAATCTAATAAACTTATTGATTCTAATATCTAGCTatctttattgttgttggttATAAACTAAGTCTTTGGTTATGTTGGATTAAGGGGGGTTGAGGAAAAGATCAATATGCATATATGGAAATGGTTTGGAATCCTAATAAGTTGGGAATCTTAACTAATACCTCTTggatttaattatttttctctctcaaatTATAGTCAGTTATTTGGATATACAgacttttataaattaaaatctCAGAATCATGAATTAGAATGGTTTTCTCAAAAGATGTGGGTTCTGCttagaaggccagcatagcaggggtgggggttttggggccatggtttcaggggttatctaagccaattggcataatgaaatctattaagaaaacattctgcattccactctggagagtggtgtctggggtcttaaatgctagcaagtgaccatctaagatgcatcaatttttctcaacccatctggaccaaaggagaatgaagaacacgaaggacacaggataattatgagcccaagagacagaaagggccacataaaccagaggctacatccgcctgagaccagaagaactagatggtgccaggctacaaccgatgactgccctgacaggcaacacaacagagaactcctgagggagcaagagaacagtgggatgcagacatcgaattttcataaaaagaccagacttaatggtctgactgagactagaaggaccccagaagtcatggtccccaggccttctgttagcccaagacaggaaccactcccaaagccaactcttcagacagggattggactggactatgggatagaaaatgatactggtgaagagtgagtttcttggatcaagtaggcacatgagactacgGGTGCAGCTTCTGTCTAgagcagagatgagagggcagagggggtcagaagctagctgaaaggacacagaaatagagagtggagggaaggagtgtgctgtctcattagagggagagcaactaggagtatatagcaaggtgtatataagtttttgtatgagagactgacttggtttgtgaactttcacttaaagcacaataaaaattaaaaaatatataaaaactaaacccagtgccgtcaagtcgattccaactcaaagcaaccctataggacagagtagaactgcctcatagagtttttatacacacacacacacacacacacacaaatttgggTTCTTTTGTCTATGTTGACAGGTAGAAGGCAGCAGGGTAGTGACAGATATATTAGGAatgcagagaaaaaaataatacctaGATTTAGATAGTGTTATACGTGAAACTAAATTTGAATAGAAGTCAAATAATAAGTGATTAAGTATGAACTTTAAGGTACTTTGATTGAGGTCTTCCAATATTTTTTGGTAAATGTGGTCACATGCCTGTATTTCAATGATGAGTGTTCAATATGATCCACTTAACTACACATGGGAAATGAGAAATGCAATGAAGCATAGGGAAAGGATCTAAGATCATAAGATTGAGATTCCACCTTGGTGTTTACCCAAGTTTCAAAGTAAATAATATTGCAAATAATAAGCTTTTAATATCACCATAAAAAACAATTTAATGTGTATCTCAACTTAAAATCGGGGATATGCTGTGTTATTAACCTTGGTTTTCACAAGGCAAAAATTTCTGGAAACCGTGAAGTGCTAAGATACATAGCTTCTTGATGAGGAGTCTAaaattgagaagaaaaataattaaggcaacactcaataaatattcccATCCATTATTTATTTGAATTGTCCaccagccattagaaaaatgtgcCCATTGCATATTTAAGTCCTGATAATTCTGAGAAAATGGAAACTCAGAGAGGATTAGGAACTGCCAAAGGCCCAGTCTTACAGAAAACAAGTTCAATGTTAACTTAAAATACGAGGGCTTTGTTGAATTGCAAAGATACCCGGAATAttaaaagagaggaaaagggaagTCCGAGAACATGAAATGGAATAAGCACAATGGACTGAAAATACCTTGTGTATTCAAAGAGTGATTGGACATTTAGATAAGTTACAATGTAAAGAGATTTTATATGGTGTGGTAATGACAAATATGACTAAAAAATTTGATTAGCAatcactccatcattaaatgttAAATCACAAAGATTCTTGTGATCACCTTCTCCAGTTCAAACTGCTAATACAGCCTTGTGACTGGACACTCTAATGTTTTTCTCTTATTCTCAGCACTACTGtatactttattaaaaaaaattcttccgtTAAATTatttgatatgtattttttttcatgtttatacctaatgattgtgagcatatcACAGGCATATTTATTGATCTTTATCATAATCCCTCTTCTATAAGAACCTAAATTCATATCTAAGAGAGATTAAGATAAAGATCAATGTGCTCACCAATTAAGTGATCGGCAATAGTGTACTAAGTTATTTGGAACTTCAGTTTTGTTGAAAACATCTGGAAAAACTAGGCCAAAAATAAATCCAGAAATTGCAAAAGGCAAAATCtaagagaagtaaaaaaaaaaaaaaaaaaaagtcttagcgCGTATGGCTGCTTTTAGAGAAAGAGTGTTTTTAAGTGCAGAAGTGAAGGCTGAGAGGCTGAGAAAtctgagagaaaaaacaaaaaacagactttaGGAATATTCAATAATTCGGGCCAAAATTGTTTAAAACTCTGAAAACAACACTTTA
The DNA window shown above is from Loxodonta africana isolate mLoxAfr1 chromosome 20, mLoxAfr1.hap2, whole genome shotgun sequence and carries:
- the LOC111750683 gene encoding keratin-associated protein 13-1-like, whose amino-acid sequence is MSYNHCFGNFSHSLGGCVCYLVSSCGSSSPSRVVYSTGLCSPSTCQLGFSLYRDCEPSSCQPSCAVPSPCQLFCYRPRTSMICSPCQSTYTGSLGFRSKSSCSLGYRSSSCYSQGCGSNGFRPLSYGVHGFPFLG